ACTACGAATTCTTGATAGGAAAATCACTACACTGGTGGTACATCATCTGCAGCCGTGTACATCATCTCTATATGTGCAATGCAAAGGATAATGATGCACAGCTTGCTGGATCTACAATTATTAAAGATAATGTGAAATTGACAATTTAACTCTTGATGATGCTGACAAAGTATTTTAAACTGATAACATCTTGAAATGTATGAATATAACATCAGTACGAATATGATTTACCTATGATTAGCTTGCATGCATGCTCAGGCTGCAATTGAGTTGTTCAGAAAGAGCTCAGTAGTGGCTCGGGTAAAGCTTGCAACAATATTGAGAAAACTCTAATATAACTTATATACTCCGCATGGTTTTCTATGCCTcagttaataatttaaaagaccCCACAATCAAAATGAAAAGAGATACACAAGCAAATCGAATTGTTTAAGGTGCAGTAAGAGATTTCAGGAACTTGTATTCATAGGAGTCACATATGGGGTCAATGTTACTAGTAGTACAGGTAGTAGGAAGCAATTAACTAAATAACACATCAGTTTACAGAATAGATCACAAGTATCTTGGAAGAAATGCACGTGGCAGGGGTAaatggaaagagaaagagatatcTCAAAGGCACATATTTGATATCCTCGTAAATACCTTCTTCCTGTGAGATATCAGAGTTTGATACATCAAAACTTGACGGGCCAGCATTTAGCTCAAAATCCATGTTACAATCATCTTCGACTTTGTTTCCCTGAATATAgcaccaaaaatatatatatatatagatgaacCCAAAAAATATCACATGAAACAGAAAATTCTGAGAGACAAATAAACAGAGGACGTCGAATTATATTAAGATATGCAAAAAGTATGCTCCTTGAGACAAGAATAATATAATCCAAGAACAAACAAGAGCACAGAGCAcgaaatatgaatttaattaaaaggaaagaaaaaaactcATGTAAAGAGAATTGAGCACTCACGAGAATTCCTTGAAGATCCTTTTCTGAGTAGGCGTTCACAAGtttgcctctctctcttttcttataCCTGATTAACATAAacaataacaaataaaacaCAGGAACAAGTTCTACATCATAAGAACAGGATAACTTCCAATAGCAAAAACCGACCTTCCTTGTGGCCGAGTAGCTTTACAACCCTTATCCTTTTCTGATGCATCTTTTGCAGATTTAATATCAGCCTCACTCACATCAGAAGCTTCTGTGAGTCAAATGCAATCGAAATTGAACACAATGCATACAATAACAATGAGCAAGAAACAATTGTTCACTACCGCAATACCTTTATCAACCGGTTCAGCCACTTGctgcaatttttttataaaaaaaaaaaaaaaaaaccaattgaGATAATACTCTAAGAATCAGAGAGTTGTCAAATATCGAGAGATCTCGAGGAACGTTTTCGGCATTACCACTTTCAATTTCTTAAGGATGTTGTCGAATTGGGAGGTGTCGAAAGCCCAGTTATTCGTCGGCTTATCTAAGCCCACGCCTGCGAAAAAGACCATTATTATTACACAGGCTAATAGTGAATCAACAAGATACTACTCGAGTAGTTGTAAAATTATATGGaaagagagttgaaatttaacCTAGAGTATCCTGCTTGTTTTTCACCCTGACGTAACCCTTTATCCCTTGCTTGTCTTTTCCAAGGCCTTCACCCTCCTCCCATCCCTTTTTGTTATACAAATTAGAAACTAAAAAACTTATTTTGCAGATCAAAGAAGATTATCATAAACAAACAAGCAAAAGTGTCTCACAAACTCAGGAACTAGGGTTTGTGGGCGATAAGAaggcaaaaaaaatttcggGGAGTTTATACCATCTGCTTCATGAGGCGGAAGGCGGCGGACTGCCTGGCGACGCCGACGTAGCAAGCGGGAGCTTCCGGCGAAGCCATTTTTTCCGATCcgcgtcctccgccgccgccgccgccgacgccggagagagagagagagttttgtgcAGTAGCAAACTGAGAGGTAAAGAGGCAAACCCTAGCAACGGAGGAAGAAAGGGTTTGTTAGGTTAGGACTTAGGAGCCGAGTTCGACGAGTCGCTGAGTTGGGGCGCAACCCGGGCTAGCGGGTCGCGGGGAATCGAAAGAACCAACGCGACCCAATAATGTAAAAGAAACATTTTTCCGGGTAACTTTCAATGTAGTCCCTGGATTTTAGTGTATATTCACTTTAGTCCTCGAACCTGCCAAAATCTCGAGTTGGACGTTGCACTTTCCAAGCTTGAAGAAACTTTTCTTGTAGTACTCACCTGCACTATTAGATAAAGAAAATATTGCCTGCACGAGATGCATCAACACCACTTACACCACGAAATGTATTACGCAAAGTCCTCAATCCATTTTGTGCTTTTCTAGCAGTCCAAATTTCTaagtaggggaaaaaaaaaaaaaaaaagggtcactCAAACATAAGGCATACATACCATGTGACCATGTCTAGAAATTTTGTAGCTTATTGAAACTCAGAAGCTAGTAACGTAATTTACCCAAACATGGACCGATATGCTTAGATAGAATCTGACCCGGCCGTGGATGGGTGAGCTTGGTCAATGCTCTATTCAAACTTTGGGGCCttgttttttttctattattattattatatatatatatatatatatatatatatatatatatatatatttatatttatatatttatattttttcctttatatTTTTTCCCCTCCTGTGGGTTCAAACAGTAGTAATTGCCATCTGAACATGCTGTTATTCATTCAAGAGGATTCTGCTCCAGATAAAATTATTCTATAGATCAGTGAGACATATTGAGGAACACTAATAAGAATGATGTTTTGTATACCTCAAAATCTTTTCTAAATATTACTAATAATAAATTAGCATTAAGCTTGATGCCATTCTGAGGTGTACATAACTGTTCCTGAGGTAGGGGCTAAATTTGTCATCATACCGTGCAGTGAATATGAAATTCCTGTCATTTACAATTTACTTTGTCAACCAACTGTACCAAGCAAAATTGTCTAAGCGCATGATAGGTAGTATCAGAAATTCCAAATTCGAAGTCTTAGATGCTTAGCACTTTTAGTTgaattcattttaaaaaatgaacgatGCAGATAGctacctttaaaaaaaaaaaaaaaaaaaaaaactaattcaaCTTTTGTCCACGTGCGGCGCGcacgagaggagagagagagagagagagagagagagagagagcaagatcAAGTTTACAGAGAACTCCATGAACATAATCAACTAGATCCGCCATAAATATAATCAACTAGATTCAGCTATCACAAAAATATGTACACAAGCCTCAGAATTGGAACTCACCCTCGTAATGGGATGTACAAACATGTACGGGATGTGTCCCAGAAACCATCCCTTGCAGCTTATGGAGACATAATACATTACTACTGCAGCAGTCAAGGCTTCTATTGCCAAAACTCTCCACTTGACAACtgtagagctaatgcaagagccttgagataaatatatatgaacagTCAAAACACTTGGCCTTGTACTGATGTTTATACGCCATCATTCACTTTTCACCCTGAAATTTTCTTCTCAGTTCAGTGGATTCATGTAAACATACGATATATGTTCGAGTAGGATTAGACGGGTAAGCTTACAAGAATGGAGCAATCATGGGTCTATCTGCCTGAAGCTTGTGTTTCCCACCTTCTAGTTTAAATTCCTCTGGACCAAGGTCGTGTGATAAGAGCAACTTTCTCTgcacaaaataaataacaaacaaaTCAGCTTTCATGCCTTTTAGTTTTTACACTGGGTAATAGCTGAAAAGGATTATAAATCCTCTTTACCTACTGGCACTTGAGATCAGAACTACCCACTAGTATCAAGACTTTAGATCCTAAGGACAAAAGCACTTATTCAAAAGCACTTACATGATCCTCGAAGTCAGGGCTAATCAAATTGATCGAGAGATTTCTCATCAACAATAAAACCTAGAAAACAACCACAGGAGTGTCAATTCTTCAAGATGATATAGAAGAATGTAAAGATACGCAACAAATTCAATAATCTACCAGATATAATGTACCATTAAATTGCTAGAAACCCAAGCAGGACACATAATAAAATCTACTTTAGTACAACGCTTTGTCCAGTACAaaatcaacaacaacaaaaaaaattgtcaccaaaagaaagaaagtagaagaattaataGCAAAAGGATAATCTGATACGAAGCATTACATCATGCAGCATGTACAACAAAAAGCAGATAATTAAGATATGCTTGAAGGTTTAAAATGAAAACATGGAAAAGAAGGCAAGTCTGAATAGTTCCTAATGAAGAATAAGAACTCAAAGATAcagaaggaaagaagaaaatggTTTTTGTAGTATCGTAGTAACTAGTTTCCTTACGAACAACCGCTTAACCCTGTAACTCCCGACTAGTCAAAAAGGCCTGACTTCACTAGTCTGAACAATATGATTATTACTACATAAATAATAGTGGTGTAGAGGAATAGTATACCACACTGCTAGTTCTATATGCTAAAATGCACAGAACAGATACAAGAAGTGACATCAAATGATAAGATGACAGCCTAGGCAATGTAGTGAAACGCAGAGGAATGTGATTGACCAAAAAAAACAGTAATGTTTATAGGATGAGATCTGTGGAAATAAATTTGTTCAATACAAGTGACATACTGTTTCTACATCAATTGGATCCATCTCCTTCAGTTTCTGCAAATGACCACTTGTGCTTGGATCAAAAACACTACCCAAGAAGCTGTATACCCGTGCAAAATCTGGCATAACTTCACCAAAGAAAATAAAGCAACATAAAGATCAAGAATATCTTCTAAAGTAGTAAAGTAGTAGGTGCAGAGATTATATAGCactagaaaatgaaaaattaatatctagaTAATCTTCACTTGATATGCACTTTAGCAGTGTGAAAGACAAGGTATAAAGAGGCACTAACTGTGAAGTGATGGGACTTGATTCACTTGGTCAGTGGTTTCACCAACTGGCCGTGCTCTAGGCTGGCCTTCAGTGCTGCTACAGCAGCAATTATTATTCATTACAGCTGAAGCTCCAATATCCTCTGTAGAAAACAGCATTGTAATTGCTTAATAAGATATGAATGATTGATCAGTACGCAAACTGAGAAGGATCTaaacaaagaaaatttcaaaaagaaaaaggttaaaaaaaggtatatcaaatatatattcatgcaaaatcatctataatATGTGCATATACCTGTCtgaatatatcatatataccccttGAAAGTGCATTTCTTGACAAGAATACCCATATTGCAAGTTGAGTAGTCGTCAAACTCAGAGGGGGGAATTGTATTTGAAAAGAATTTCGAAGAGAGAAATTTCAAGCAGGTGTATTTGTAAGATATTAAGTTATTAAAGGgcatgaatttaaattttgcagGGAAATATATGTAAGCAAACAATTTTGCAGAGGTACATACCTACGTCTTGAACTTGTATGTACATAAACATgtcaaaagaaaacaaacataCCTTTCATCATAGAAGAGGCACCAACAGGTTGAACAGTATTGTGAGCCCAGGAAGAGACTGTTGCACTGGTACTAGAGTTTCTAAGCATGGGAGATGAATCTATTCCGAGTGCAAAACCTGGTTCAACCACACAGGAAGATGAAGCTTGGTACGGAGTTGTCGGTTGAGAAAAAATAGGAGCTGCATGTTGTGATGTTGAATTACCAATCAGCCCCAATATATTAAGATAAATCAGAAGGATATAAAACAAGACAAACCGTTTTTAGAGGCTTTCTGAGGGTATGGATGAGCTGCTTTACGCTTTGGGCGGGGAGGTGGCACATGTGCACTGGCCCCATTTTTCTGAACCTTCAAAAAGTATTTTTGTGCATGGCTCCTTATCTGCCAAAAGAGTTCATCAGAAAAcaatactaataaaaaaaagacaGTATATTACTTCAAATTTAACCCAGACCAAAAACATTTACATAGAGCAAACTGGTAGTACATGCGTGCATAAAATAATTGCTAAAATAAAACATGATGTAACATTTATTGCATATAGAAGTCCTGGATATGTGGTTCAATTTTAGTAACTGACTGGAGGTTACTATCAAGTTAAGATAATTTTATCAGGTTCTAGCTAGAAACCTAAGAGATAAGATGATAAAAATCTGATTGGTTAACGAAATCAAGAGAATTAGCATGACAACTGAAATTCAGAGATCCCATCACTCGATCAACATTTATCAGCTCTCACACAAATACCTGGATAACTGTCTTT
This genomic window from Ananas comosus cultivar F153 linkage group 3, ASM154086v1, whole genome shotgun sequence contains:
- the LOC109707632 gene encoding protein REVEILLE 6-like isoform X1, which translates into the protein MVRVNPPHDGGGASRSSGFYTASPPPQQQQQQQQSGSGGGGSHSGMALHGLVTNSAAAEADAAEDPSKKVRKPYTITKSRENWTEQEHDKFLEALQLFDRDWKKIEAFVGSKTVIQIRSHAQKYFLKVQKNGASAHVPPPRPKRKAAHPYPQKASKNAPIFSQPTTPYQASSSCVVEPGFALGIDSSPMLRNSSTSATVSSWAHNTVQPVGASSMMKEDIGASAVMNNNCCCSSTEGQPRARPVGETTDQVNQVPSLHIMPDFARVYSFLGSVFDPSTSGHLQKLKEMDPIDVETVLLLMRNLSINLISPDFEDHRKLLLSHDLGPEEFKLEGGKHKLQADRPMIAPFLVKSE
- the LOC109707632 gene encoding protein REVEILLE 6-like isoform X2, with product MVRVNPPHDGGGASRSSGFYTASPPPQQQQQQQQSGSGGGGSHSGMALHGLVTNSAAAEADAAEDPSKKVRKPYTITKSRENWTEQEHDKFLEALQLFDRDWKKIEAFVGSKTVIQIRSHAQKYFLKVQKNGASAHVPPPRPKRKAAHPYPQKASKNGFALGIDSSPMLRNSSTSATVSSWAHNTVQPVGASSMMKEDIGASAVMNNNCCCSSTEGQPRARPVGETTDQVNQVPSLHIMPDFARVYSFLGSVFDPSTSGHLQKLKEMDPIDVETVLLLMRNLSINLISPDFEDHRKLLLSHDLGPEEFKLEGGKHKLQADRPMIAPFLVKSE